The window CGTTACGTTAATGAGAAATAACACCCAACGGGTGAAAGTTTGTAAGTAAATATTCGACTTTGTCTATAGATTGACAAATTTTTATTATTTCTCACAGAGACACGGAGTCACAGAGGGCAAATGACTCGGGTTCTCTGTGACTTTGTGCCTCTGTGAGAGTATTTTTATCTTTTCTGAAAACGTAGTCGAATGTTTACGTTTGTAATAGTAAAACATCCTGTAATCATTAAACCTAAAAGGTACAAGGTAAAAACCTTAAACCCTACACCTTAAACCTTTAAAGGCTAATCGCTAAAGGCTAATCGCTAAAGGCTAATCACTCAGTTTAGGTTAAATCTAACACCGTAATCGAGCAAAAAGAACATTTTTCAAGGCAGCCTTGAATCAGACATTGAAACGGAAATTTACTATATCACCATCCTTTACCACATATTCCTTCCCTTCAAGACGAAGCAGGTTTTTCTCTTTTGCCCGCCCCATCTCTCCCCCGCAACCAACAAAATCATCATAGGCCAGCACCTCTGCCCGAATAAAACCTCGCGCAATGTCAGAATGGATCTTACCCGCAGCCTTCAATGCCGTGGTTCCCGCGGTGATTGTCCATGCTTTCACTTCATCTTTACCCACGGTAAAAAAGGGTATCAGCCCTAACAACGAATAAGAATGTCGGGCCACCAGCTCCAGGGCCGGCGCTACAATCCCCAAATCATCCATAAAAGCCTGACGATCTTCATTATCCAACTGGGAAATTTCCATTTCAACTTTTGCTGACAAGGCAATAACATCGGTATTAGCCCCGGTCATCTTTCCTTTTACCGCCGCGACAATATCCTCTTTTTCTTTGGCATCAGCTTCTTCATCCACATTTACCACGATCAATTCCGGCCTTTGTGATAGAAATTGATAGGTATTCAGTACGAGTAACTCATCTCGGGAAAATTCAAGATCACGCAAGGATTTTTCATCCTCAAGCGCTGTACGACAGCGGGCGAGGATCTGCTGTTCTTTCAGCAGCAGATCCTTATCCTGCCCCTTCTTCAAGCTTGCCGCAATCCTTTCAAGTCGCTTCTCTACCAGTTCCAAGTCAGCAAACAATAATTCCATCTCTACTATTTCGGCATCCAGCGCCGGCGCCACCCGATTCTCATAGGCAGGAACTGTTTCGCTTGAAAACCCCCTCACCACCTGAATCAGCGCCTGCACATCCCGCACCTGATTACACACCCGACGCCCTGGAGAGTCTTTACCCCCTCCGGGAACAATACCCAACATGTCAAACAATTCCATATCCGCGTAGGCAGTCTTCTTTGGTTCATACACCTGTACCAAATAGTCGATACGTGGATCCGGCACCCTGACCATGCCAACATGAGGTTCCGGCTTGACCGTCACAACCGGACTGGAATCCTCACTCATACCGGTCAATGAATTAAACAAAGCCGTCTTCCCTGTATTAGGTAAACCCAAAATCCCTATGCGCATAAACACCTCAATAAACTCAACAATCTGATTCTGCCAGCAATGTAGCCGCAAAGCCACTTCATCACGCAGCCCAGCCTTAGAAGAACACCACACCCTTACCGGATAATAATGACTTTCACTAATGTTTCACGTGAAACATCTAAATATCACTAAAACAGAAGCCCTGACCCAGGGTCGTCGTGACATAAAAAAGAGGACACCAAGGTCCTCTTTTTTTATTAAACATACCGCGTCATACTATCCTACCCATCATTCATTCATATTCCGGCCATACTTTGCCGGCGGCTATTTCCCGCAGAGCCATAACAATAGGCCGATTTTTATAATTCTCTACCAGTGGCTCCTGCCCCTTAAATATCTTTTTGGATCTCCTCGATGCCAAGACAACCAATTCAAACCTATTCTGCACCTTTGCTAAACAATCTTCAACGGTTACTCGCGCCATATCACACCTCTTTCCATTTTTTACTATACTATTATATTACCTGAGCTGAGCTACTAGCGGTTAGCGGTTAGCCATTAGCATTTAGCTTTTAATAATCAGGGCTTTACGTTGATTAGCAACAACTCCCCTCGGGTGAATATGTATAATATTAAACACCTTGTAATTATTGAGCTAATAGCTGAGTGCTAAAAGCTAATCGCTTTATTTAGGTTTTAGCAAGATATCCTGCCTGAAACAAAAAATCCCGCTGCCGAACCATCCGACAACGTTCACTGATTACCAGGCAACAAAGACTATTTGCCGCCTCCTCTATACGGTCATTGATTATCAGATAATCATAATCAACCCCTCGGGTTATTTCCCTTTCTGCATTTTCCATCCTTAACTTCACAACATCCTCAGCATCAGTGCTTCTATCCACCAACCGTTTTTGCAGAATTTGCTTTGAAGGCGGCAGAACAAACACCAGGACAGTACGCTCAGGCATCAACTTCCGGACTTGGAGTCCCCCCTGGACGTCAATATCAAGCAATACATCCTGTCCGGCATCCAAGAGGTCCTGAACCGCGTGTCGACTTGTACCGTAAAAGTTTCCATGAACTTCCTCCCACTCCAAAAAGAATCCTTCTTCCACCAGGCTTGAGAAACCGGAGCGGGTCACGAAATGATAATCAATCCCGTCCCGCTCATCACCTCGCGGTCTCCTGCTCGTATACGATACTGAATATACCAGATTCTCCATGCGGTCAAGACACAAACGACCCAAAGTACTCTTACCTCCCCCCGAGGGAGAAGATAAAATCATCAACAAACCTGATGGAGCCATTATTTCATCATCCCTAAGAAATGTCGACAGGAACAAATCTCAACTTGAATTATGATATAAGAAAACTATTGCAGAATGTTCAATTAAAGTTACTTCCAGCGCGACATCCTAAGGGTAACGTCCAGGATGACGCGCAAGGCATGGTGGACTATATTACTTGTCGCCGTCGATGGCTTGGTTGTGGGTCTTCTTGCCCCCTTGTCTCTTCACCTGATCCAACGTCTTGCCGTCTTTGTATTTCCATTCCTTCCAACCATTGGCTCGACGGCCCAGAACTACAGCAGCAGCTATGCTAGGCGATGAGAAAATGTGATCTTGGTTGAATTTATAAACATTGTTGGCCTTGTCCAGAACACCATCGTCGATCAACTGAGTACGCCAGTTCTTCACATACGGTCCAGCCGATTGGGTCTCTTGTAGATTGCAGAGTGAGCCTTTGAATACCACGAGACCGTCTTCCGTGTATTCACCCTCGGCCTTTGCTGCTTTGCCCTGGCAGTAAAGAATATCTTTCTTCTGGGGCTTTTTAATCTGGTCGAAGATCGGATAGCCAAGAGTGGCAACCAGAATTTTGATAGTGTCAAAATTATCGAGGAGATCCGCCTCCATAGACTCAGAAACGAAAGGTCGGGTGGTCACAGTCTGGTCGAGTTTGTAGCGCCCGGTCTTCTGGGCCTCCTCGTGACAAAATGACTCCAGAAACTTGACATGAGTCTTTGTGAAATACTGGGTTCTGGAGATGATAGCGATAGCGGTGCTCCAGAAGTCCTTCTGTTTATTCTGCTGTTTGAGCCTGGTGAGGCATTCCTCGGCTTCTCCCACATAGAGCATTGGTTTGCTGTCCTCATCAGACGTGCCGATCAGGAAGTACACACCGACGTTCTTCAATTCAGCTCGTTTTGCTGCCTCATCCAGTTTTGCTCGCGGGAAAAGAACGGCCTGCACCGTACGACTGGTAATCTCGGCAATCTTAAGACTACGCGGATTGCCGTCTGGCAGAAACACTTGAATTGTCTTGCCTATTATCATGTTCTACTCTTTCCCCAACATTATTATCATCTAGCCATATTGACCTGATAAATTGATATTTAGGTAATATTGCCTTGATGAAAAAAGTTGCTATTCCGGGAAACTATCCGTATTGATGAACCGATGAGCAATGGTTTCTGCCTGAATAGCTGATAGAATCACATGATCACTGTCAGTAATGATCAACGCCCTGGTTTTACGCCCCTGGGTGGCGTCTATTAACTTACCTCGTTCACGAGCATCATCCTTCAGCCGTTTCATCGGCGCTGAAGATGGGGTGACAATGGCAACTATCCTGGACGCTACAACAGTATTGCCCAAACCAATATTCAACAACCATCGCTGGTTGCTATACTGCCGGTTTTCTTTCATCAACTTCCCTCTTAACAACTGGATAGCCCTACAGTATTAAGCTACATTTTGCACTTGTTCCCGCAGTTTTTCCAACTCATCTTTAACCTGGACAACCAACTGCAGTACCGGCAAAGCCGCAGCCTTTGAGCCTATGGTGTTAGTCTCTCGCAATAATTCCTGAATTATAAAATCCAGCTTTTTTCCTCTGGGGCCAACCTGCTCTCCTATGGTCATGGAAAACTGCTGACAATGACTTTTGAAACGAACCAGCTCCTCCGTTACATCAGCTCGTTCGGCAAGCTGCGCCGCCTCCTGATAAATACGTTCATCATCAATCGGCGCCAAGCCATCCAGTAAGCTTTTCATCCGACCCACGAGTTTATCCCTGATCAATTCCGGAAGTCCCTGTACCGACTTACTGATTTCATCAAGCAAAGATTCCAACTTCTTGCAACGCATCAGCAAATCTTCCTGCAATATCTCGCCTTCTGTTTGCTGCATCGCCCTCAATGATTGTAAAGCTTTTTCTATGACCAGCAGATATTGATCTGTATGCTGGCTGACCACCTTAGCATCAACGCTGCGTTTCAATAAGACTTCAGGCTGAGCGACAATTAATGACAAGGGGATATTCATCGACTCCAGAGTAAGGTCCTGCTGCAGTTGTAAAAAGGCATTTTTATAAGCACGGGCCAAGCCGAGGTCCACCTGAAGAGAAGTTTCCTCGGCATCCGGGTTCCTGGTTATTGAAAGACTCAGTTCAACTTTTCCCCGCGCCAACAATTTTTTGATCAGTTGACGGACTTGAGGTTCCATATAAGAACAAATTGACGGGGCCTTAAAACGAAAATCAAGATAGCGTGAATTAACCGAACGCGCGGTGACCATAACCGTATATGGACCGACCTCTGCCTGGGCTTCTCCATAACCTGTCATGCTGAGCAAACTTTCTGCCATTATGATCTCTCCTCTTTTGCCCGCCAGTCAACCATGCTTTCTCCGGCAACCAGATCATTAAAGGTTTCGCGGCGCCGAATAACCTGAT of the Pseudomonadota bacterium genome contains:
- a CDS encoding GIY-YIG nuclease family protein encodes the protein MIIGKTIQVFLPDGNPRSLKIAEITSRTVQAVLFPRAKLDEAAKRAELKNVGVYFLIGTSDEDSKPMLYVGEAEECLTRLKQQNKQKDFWSTAIAIISRTQYFTKTHVKFLESFCHEEAQKTGRYKLDQTVTTRPFVSESMEADLLDNFDTIKILVATLGYPIFDQIKKPQKKDILYCQGKAAKAEGEYTEDGLVVFKGSLCNLQETQSAGPYVKNWRTQLIDDGVLDKANNVYKFNQDHIFSSPSIAAAVVLGRRANGWKEWKYKDGKTLDQVKRQGGKKTHNQAIDGDK
- the ychF gene encoding redox-regulated ATPase YchF; its protein translation is MRIGILGLPNTGKTALFNSLTGMSEDSSPVVTVKPEPHVGMVRVPDPRIDYLVQVYEPKKTAYADMELFDMLGIVPGGGKDSPGRRVCNQVRDVQALIQVVRGFSSETVPAYENRVAPALDAEIVEMELLFADLELVEKRLERIAASLKKGQDKDLLLKEQQILARCRTALEDEKSLRDLEFSRDELLVLNTYQFLSQRPELIVVNVDEEADAKEKEDIVAAVKGKMTGANTDVIALSAKVEMEISQLDNEDRQAFMDDLGIVAPALELVARHSYSLLGLIPFFTVGKDEVKAWTITAGTTALKAAGKIHSDIARGFIRAEVLAYDDFVGCGGEMGRAKEKNLLRLEGKEYVVKDGDIVNFRFNV
- the rpoZ gene encoding DNA-directed RNA polymerase subunit omega is translated as MARVTVEDCLAKVQNRFELVVLASRRSKKIFKGQEPLVENYKNRPIVMALREIAAGKVWPEYE
- the gmk gene encoding guanylate kinase, whose translation is MAPSGLLMILSSPSGGGKSTLGRLCLDRMENLVYSVSYTSRRPRGDERDGIDYHFVTRSGFSSLVEEGFFLEWEEVHGNFYGTSRHAVQDLLDAGQDVLLDIDVQGGLQVRKLMPERTVLVFVLPPSKQILQKRLVDRSTDAEDVVKLRMENAEREITRGVDYDYLIINDRIEEAANSLCCLVISERCRMVRQRDFLFQAGYLAKT
- a CDS encoding DUF370 domain-containing protein; protein product: MKENRQYSNQRWLLNIGLGNTVVASRIVAIVTPSSAPMKRLKDDARERGKLIDATQGRKTRALIITDSDHVILSAIQAETIAHRFINTDSFPE
- a CDS encoding YicC/YloC family endoribonuclease; the protein is MAESLLSMTGYGEAQAEVGPYTVMVTARSVNSRYLDFRFKAPSICSYMEPQVRQLIKKLLARGKVELSLSITRNPDAEETSLQVDLGLARAYKNAFLQLQQDLTLESMNIPLSLIVAQPEVLLKRSVDAKVVSQHTDQYLLVIEKALQSLRAMQQTEGEILQEDLLMRCKKLESLLDEISKSVQGLPELIRDKLVGRMKSLLDGLAPIDDERIYQEAAQLAERADVTEELVRFKSHCQQFSMTIGEQVGPRGKKLDFIIQELLRETNTIGSKAAALPVLQLVVQVKDELEKLREQVQNVA